A single region of the Pararhodospirillum photometricum DSM 122 genome encodes:
- a CDS encoding response regulator transcription factor, giving the protein MSSVVHIVDDEEVIRDALAFLLASRGVPARGWASGEAFLAAQPLEDCACIILDVRMEDLSGPEVFERLKAQGTPPPVIFLTGHADVPVAVQALKAGAFDFVEKPFSDNDIVDLALKAIAARAAAAAKDAARRDLWARQATLSAREVEVMRLILTGALNKQIADTLGIAMRTVEVHRSRVLAKMGVRNAIELAALLAADDKREGWGG; this is encoded by the coding sequence ATGAGTTCCGTTGTGCACATCGTTGATGACGAGGAGGTGATCCGGGACGCCCTGGCCTTCCTGCTGGCCTCGCGCGGGGTGCCGGCCCGGGGCTGGGCCTCGGGCGAGGCCTTCCTCGCCGCCCAGCCCCTGGAGGACTGCGCCTGCATTATCCTTGATGTGCGCATGGAGGACCTCTCCGGCCCCGAGGTGTTCGAGCGCTTGAAAGCCCAGGGCACCCCCCCCCCGGTGATTTTCCTCACCGGCCATGCCGACGTGCCCGTCGCGGTCCAGGCCCTCAAGGCCGGCGCTTTTGACTTTGTGGAAAAGCCTTTCAGCGACAACGACATCGTTGATCTGGCCCTCAAGGCCATCGCCGCCCGGGCCGCCGCCGCCGCCAAGGACGCCGCCCGCCGCGACCTGTGGGCCCGTCAGGCCACCTTGTCGGCGCGCGAGGTGGAGGTCATGCGCCTGATCTTGACCGGGGCCTTAAACAAGCAGATCGCCGATACCTTGGGCATTGCTATGCGCACGGTCGAGGTCCACCGCAGCCGGGTGCTGGCCAAGATGGGGGTGCGTAATGCGATTGAACTGGCGGCGTTGTTGGCTGCCGACGATAAGAGAGAAGGCTGGGGAGGCTAG